In Pseudosulfitobacter pseudonitzschiae, the sequence CCGCGAGTTGCTGATTGTCGGCGCACGGTCGGGACGGCTGGACGAGGTGATGCGCACGCAATTGAAACCAGAGCATCTGGCCCCCGGCACTGCCCGTACAACTGTGCAGGCACAGGTGGCCAGAATGGCACAGGCGCTGGGGCCAGAGGTGTTTGTGCGCCAGTCGCGCGCCATGCAACGCCGCCGCGACCAGCAAAGCACGCTGCGCAAATGCAAGGTTCCGACGCTGGTGATGTGCGGGGCACATGACACGCTGACACCGGTCAAGCATCACAGTTTTATGGCTGAACTGATCCCCTATGCGAAACTGGTCGTGCTTGAGGGAGCGGGGCATTTGCCACCGCTGGAACAGCCCCAAGCGACCAGCGCGGCGCTGAGGGACTGGATGAAGCAGCCACTGGTTCTGCGCAGCTGACACAGTGATGTCGGGAAAACGGCAAACGGCCCGACCCCGCAAGAGGGCCGGGCCGCGTCTTCAGTGCGATTAGGCCGCGTAGCCCAGTTTCGCGACGTGAATTTCAAACGTCGGGTGCATTTCCGCACCGATCACCTCGGGTTTGTGGTGACGGTAGATCGAGCGCCAGTATGGCTGCACAATCACACCTTCGTCCTGCATGATCTTTTCCAGCTTGGCCATCACTTCGCGGCGCTCGTCCGCATTGGCAATGGCCAGCGCATCGCTCAGCAGGCCGTCGAACTCGGCGTTGGAAAAGGCGCTTTCGTTCCATGCTTCGCCCGACCGGTAGGCCAGTGCCAGAACCTGCACGCCAAGCGGGCGCTGGGCCCAGTCGGTGGACGACAGCGGATACTTGAGCCAGTCGTTCCAGAAGGTCGAACCGGGCAGGATCGTGCGTTTCACGCTGATCCCCGCATCGCGCAGCATGGCGGCAGCGGCGTCGGTGGTGTCCTTGCGCCATGTGTCGTCG encodes:
- a CDS encoding alpha/beta fold hydrolase codes for the protein MAEPLVLIPGMMCDARLYDAQIAAFSNEICVTLAPVTQGERIEEIASNLLDQLPKRFALAGLGLGAMVAMEILRRAPDRVSRIALIATNAQAETPQNAAARELLIVGARSGRLDEVMRTQLKPEHLAPGTARTTVQAQVARMAQALGPEVFVRQSRAMQRRRDQQSTLRKCKVPTLVMCGAHDTLTPVKHHSFMAELIPYAKLVVLEGAGHLPPLEQPQATSAALRDWMKQPLVLRS